The following coding sequences lie in one Thermodesulforhabdaceae bacterium genomic window:
- the htpX gene encoding zinc metalloprotease HtpX: MGNQLRTFLLLGLLTILIVLIGKAIGGSKGMIFAFAIAAIMNLGSYWFSDKIVLSMYGAQEVREDEAPELYAMVRELAYRAGLPMPRVCIIPSESPNAFATGRNPEHAVVAVTEGILKILKPHELKGVLAHEIAHIKDRDILIGSIAATFAGAIMVLADMARWAAIFGGGRSDEEEGGGLGIIGVIVMSIIAPLAAILIQMAISRSREYLADEEGAKLSGNPEFLASALEKLAYTTERIPMEEAKPATAHMFIVNPLTGGGILSLFSTHPPIEERIRRLRAMAF; this comes from the coding sequence ATGGGAAATCAACTCAGAACGTTTTTACTCCTAGGTCTCCTTACCATACTGATTGTGCTTATAGGTAAAGCGATTGGGGGATCGAAGGGAATGATCTTTGCCTTTGCTATAGCGGCCATTATGAATCTCGGAAGCTACTGGTTTTCGGACAAGATTGTGCTTTCTATGTATGGAGCTCAGGAAGTGAGAGAGGACGAAGCACCAGAGCTTTACGCTATGGTGAGAGAACTTGCTTATAGGGCAGGACTGCCTATGCCAAGGGTTTGCATTATTCCCAGTGAAAGCCCCAATGCTTTCGCTACCGGTAGAAACCCAGAACACGCTGTCGTTGCCGTAACTGAGGGGATTCTGAAAATCCTGAAGCCCCATGAACTCAAGGGGGTTCTTGCTCATGAGATAGCTCACATCAAAGATCGCGATATTCTTATTGGTTCCATTGCTGCCACCTTCGCAGGTGCTATTATGGTTCTTGCTGACATGGCTAGATGGGCAGCAATTTTTGGTGGAGGTCGTTCAGACGAAGAGGAAGGCGGTGGTTTAGGAATCATAGGAGTTATTGTAATGTCGATAATTGCTCCTCTCGCAGCGATCCTTATCCAGATGGCAATTTCAAGATCAAGAGAATATCTCGCTGATGAAGAGGGAGCAAAACTTTCTGGAAATCCCGAATTTCTTGCGAGCGCTCTTGAGAAACTCGCCTACACTACGGAAAGAATTCCAATGGAAGAAGCAAAACCTGCGACAGCTCACATGTTCATTGTAAATCCTCTTACTGGGGGTGGTATCCTAAGCCTTTTCAGCACTCATCCCCCCATCGAAGAACGTATCAGGCGACTAAGAGCAATGGCTTTTTAG
- a CDS encoding ABC transporter substrate-binding protein: MRKRNVFYVLVFFILVSVGFLWLFHRKKPPIVIGFMGPLTGKYSDLGVLGRNGAMLAVEDVNAEGGINGHLLVLIPEDDKGTPEGTKEVFQKLRDAGVVAIVGPMLSTNAVTLKPLIDDARLVAVSPTVSTSRLSGLKDYFFRVMNDNKTRARGLAQFAIETLPEPPNPPRLWCLVYDIGNWEYTSDFIENFVTTVEVQGDLTAYRVAYLSKKELIPEEVFKSIEVVKPDVIVLAVSAIDASQIIGWLADNFPDIPVFAGAWAMTPELISHLPYIFHRNTVNVFAEHVAPPENIREIQSFEDRFNKRYGKKMAFPALYAYNAVRILAKALKENGGKVEKLKETLSSGINCDCISGKIFVDEFGDCYHPWWIYKLEKDGPKFVREVLPQWQK, from the coding sequence ATGAGAAAAAGGAATGTGTTTTATGTGTTAGTTTTTTTTATCCTGGTGTCAGTTGGTTTCCTGTGGCTATTTCACAGGAAAAAACCTCCCATAGTTATTGGATTTATGGGTCCCCTTACCGGAAAATACTCTGATCTGGGTGTTTTAGGCAGAAATGGTGCAATGCTTGCTGTGGAGGATGTCAATGCTGAAGGTGGTATTAATGGGCACCTTTTAGTGCTTATACCAGAGGACGATAAGGGCACTCCGGAAGGCACAAAGGAGGTTTTTCAAAAGTTACGGGATGCTGGAGTTGTGGCAATTGTTGGGCCTATGCTCAGCACAAATGCTGTCACCCTAAAACCTTTGATTGACGATGCCCGGTTAGTAGCTGTAAGTCCTACTGTTTCAACGTCAAGGCTTTCTGGATTGAAGGATTATTTCTTTCGGGTAATGAACGATAACAAAACGCGGGCTCGGGGGCTTGCTCAGTTTGCCATTGAAACCTTGCCAGAACCTCCTAACCCACCGAGACTCTGGTGTCTCGTTTACGATATAGGCAATTGGGAATATACATCTGATTTTATAGAAAATTTTGTGACTACCGTTGAAGTTCAAGGAGACCTTACAGCATACCGTGTTGCTTACCTATCAAAAAAAGAACTGATTCCAGAAGAAGTCTTTAAGTCTATTGAAGTAGTCAAGCCAGATGTCATAGTGTTAGCTGTATCAGCCATAGATGCTTCTCAAATAATCGGTTGGCTTGCAGATAATTTCCCGGATATTCCTGTTTTTGCTGGAGCCTGGGCGATGACCCCGGAATTGATATCCCACCTTCCATATATATTTCATCGAAATACTGTCAATGTTTTTGCTGAACATGTCGCACCTCCTGAGAATATTAGAGAAATTCAAAGTTTTGAGGATCGGTTCAACAAACGATATGGCAAGAAGATGGCTTTCCCTGCATTGTATGCCTACAATGCTGTTAGGATTCTTGCCAAGGCGCTCAAGGAAAATGGTGGGAAGGTCGAGAAACTGAAAGAGACCCTCTCTTCCGGTATAAATTGTGATTGTATTTCAGGGAAAATTTTTGTTGACGAATTTGGGGATTGTTATCATCCATGGTGGATTTACAAATTGGAAAAGGATGGGCCTAAATTTGTCAGGGAGGTTCTTCCACAATGGCAGAAGTGA
- a CDS encoding ATP-binding protein has protein sequence MVDGFGNYLAHTDYAKVYRQENISGYRWFENKKLISYFTIGYYENSLFFIAGYYNPTVGIWSIVLTPFWGIIRPTLYAISCLAIFGMCMVIVFQKSTKSWITKHFIMPLDLFSSYVKGEISSKNRDSVMIKGFFPFREGEILEESFSQAFIENYEYQKALRESEEKFRLIAETAPIGIFIFQDDRLVYANKFGSAILGYSEDELFNIVPFWKLVKEEYRDVVAYNATKRQKGILKDVVSYEFPTKTKNGEEKFVRVSVSSILFRGKPAGIIVMADVTPFKKAEEEKRHLEAQLERTQRLESLGTLVAGISHEFNNILQAIALNIEHLSSKLAELLGENDFWRRHIKDVTVLQHRAGNIVRELLAFARSQRGEKKEFSLKKEIDRVVRLSRQVFPRSIEVKVRFEGDDFTVIAEEGQLEQIFLNLLNNAKDAIEAKEEGFGVIEIIIEPTNIDDISDGSDLVVGRYAKITVRDNGIGMGPETIERIFDPFFTTKPVGKGSGLGLSVVYGVVKQLGGGISCESQLGKGTRFTLFLPVYRRKESARVELEKVDEEKLERIREDKKSFRPLRILFVEDEPAVRDLMAEFLRKEGYDVDKASDPEEALKFIESSSYDLIITDLGLPGIGGEGLLKEIKSKGIKVPIIVASGYLHGKVLENLERYGVVLSLTKPFTILALKEAIKKVEEKQRGIS, from the coding sequence TTGGTTGACGGGTTCGGCAATTACCTAGCCCACACAGATTACGCCAAGGTTTATAGACAGGAAAACATCAGTGGCTACAGATGGTTTGAAAACAAAAAGTTAATTTCTTACTTTACCATAGGATATTACGAAAATTCCCTTTTTTTCATAGCAGGTTATTACAATCCCACAGTTGGTATATGGTCTATAGTGCTTACTCCATTCTGGGGCATTATAAGACCAACTTTATATGCAATCAGTTGTTTAGCGATTTTTGGAATGTGTATGGTGATTGTTTTCCAAAAATCGACTAAAAGCTGGATAACTAAGCACTTTATAATGCCTCTTGATCTGTTTTCCAGCTATGTGAAGGGAGAAATCAGCAGTAAAAATAGAGATTCTGTGATGATCAAAGGGTTTTTCCCCTTCCGCGAAGGGGAAATTCTGGAGGAAAGTTTCAGTCAGGCTTTTATAGAAAACTACGAATACCAGAAAGCTCTCAGAGAAAGTGAAGAAAAATTTCGGCTAATTGCAGAAACTGCACCAATTGGTATTTTTATATTCCAAGATGACCGTCTCGTTTATGCAAACAAGTTTGGGTCTGCCATATTGGGGTATTCCGAGGATGAATTATTTAACATCGTGCCCTTCTGGAAACTTGTAAAAGAGGAATATCGTGATGTGGTAGCCTATAACGCCACAAAAAGACAAAAGGGGATTCTCAAAGATGTTGTCAGTTATGAGTTCCCAACAAAGACAAAAAACGGCGAAGAAAAATTTGTAAGGGTTTCTGTTAGTTCTATCTTATTCAGAGGAAAACCAGCCGGTATTATCGTAATGGCGGATGTAACGCCTTTCAAAAAGGCGGAAGAAGAAAAAAGGCATTTGGAAGCCCAGCTTGAAAGAACCCAGCGGCTTGAATCTTTAGGAACTCTCGTGGCTGGTATTTCTCATGAGTTTAACAACATATTGCAGGCAATAGCTCTAAATATCGAACATTTGTCTTCGAAGTTAGCAGAACTTCTTGGAGAAAACGATTTCTGGCGGAGGCATATTAAAGATGTAACCGTTCTTCAGCACAGAGCAGGAAATATTGTTAGAGAACTTCTTGCATTTGCCAGATCACAGCGAGGAGAGAAAAAAGAGTTTTCGCTCAAAAAGGAAATAGACAGAGTGGTGAGATTGAGTCGTCAGGTATTCCCGCGATCTATAGAAGTTAAAGTTAGGTTTGAAGGAGATGATTTCACCGTTATTGCTGAGGAAGGTCAACTAGAACAAATTTTTCTTAACCTGCTGAACAACGCGAAAGACGCTATTGAAGCTAAAGAAGAAGGCTTTGGAGTTATCGAAATCATAATCGAACCTACAAACATTGATGATATCTCTGATGGATCTGATTTGGTTGTGGGAAGATATGCAAAGATAACTGTGAGAGACAACGGTATTGGGATGGGGCCAGAGACGATAGAAAGAATTTTTGATCCCTTTTTTACTACTAAACCTGTGGGTAAAGGTAGTGGTTTAGGTCTTTCGGTCGTTTACGGCGTTGTTAAACAGCTCGGTGGAGGCATTTCCTGCGAGAGTCAGCTAGGCAAGGGCACCAGGTTTACTTTGTTTTTACCAGTTTATCGAAGGAAAGAATCAGCAAGGGTAGAGCTGGAAAAGGTAGATGAAGAAAAGCTTGAAAGAATCAGGGAAGATAAAAAGTCTTTTAGACCGTTAAGAATCCTGTTTGTTGAAGATGAACCTGCTGTGAGAGATCTTATGGCAGAGTTTCTTCGTAAAGAAGGTTACGATGTGGATAAAGCCTCAGATCCGGAGGAGGCTCTTAAATTCATTGAAAGTTCTTCCTACGACCTGATCATAACCGATCTTGGACTTCCAGGCATTGGAGGCGAAGGTTTGCTGAAAGAAATAAAGTCAAAAGGGATAAAAGTGCCAATAATAGTTGCAAGTGGGTATTTACATGGTAAAGTTCTTGAAAATCTCGAACGTTATGGAGTGGTGCTCTCTCTAACTAAGCCCTTTACCATATTGGCTCTTAAAGAAGCGATCAAGAAGGTTGAGGAAAAACAGAGGGGAATCAGCTAG
- a CDS encoding TonB-dependent receptor plug domain-containing protein: protein MQKENFVLVLFLVCFYAVSSYFCPCLAYENDAGELTTILVTATPIIEGNERDRYGSEKTIVSEEQMEDLNAQDLSTALRRTPGVNISRYNMIGAFGGATGGGIFIRGMGASRPGAEIKTFIDGVPMFMSVWNHPLLDLMSIDPAESIEVYKSPQPYMFGNALAVVNIVPRVKTTEGFATKLSFSGGAHETYIAKGEQGGKVGQFDYYLGGGYKTSDGHRENSDGELKDFYGRIGYQLSDEWRVSLFGFRTDNYADDPGVEGKPSTRLGRYRTKAWLGIATIENKYPVAEGYLKLYRNSGDGDWLDQPSSSKAGLKENLYNNFLFYGVKARETFHLWEGGEIVTGFDWDYTDGNYNKTFTDGTIDVWNGHDYDIISPYVAISHQFGKKDGFYLIPSAGFRYYDHSDFGSEVAPHAGIVAGYKDTIVHVGYSKGILYPGLDVVVVSEKVNPALKTSWQDLNPEKMDHLEVGLKQSFFDKRLDLDVTWFYNDGKNRYIIVPPPPPPPQYANIGEYRTKGVEVSITANPTNNISTFVGVTFLDKDPESTPYAPDITLSAGVNWRFLDNFKLSVDCQYVDKMYVDTKARRLGAVNTANIDSYFLLNGKLSYQLPLPTKRVQGEVFLAIENLTDTNYEYYPGYPMPGTTWMIGGKVTF from the coding sequence ATGCAGAAGGAAAACTTTGTGCTGGTTTTGTTTTTAGTTTGTTTTTACGCTGTCTCTTCATACTTTTGTCCATGCCTGGCTTACGAAAATGATGCTGGGGAACTTACCACCATTCTGGTCACCGCAACGCCCATAATTGAAGGCAATGAGCGAGATCGGTATGGTAGTGAGAAAACCATTGTCAGTGAAGAGCAAATGGAAGACCTGAATGCTCAGGATCTCAGCACTGCCCTGAGGCGTACCCCCGGGGTTAACATTTCTAGATACAACATGATTGGAGCTTTTGGGGGAGCAACAGGAGGAGGTATTTTTATCCGGGGCATGGGGGCAAGTAGACCAGGGGCAGAGATAAAGACTTTTATAGATGGAGTGCCCATGTTTATGAGCGTCTGGAATCATCCCCTTCTCGATCTTATGTCTATCGATCCTGCTGAGTCCATCGAAGTTTACAAAAGCCCTCAGCCATATATGTTTGGAAACGCCCTTGCTGTGGTAAATATTGTGCCCAGAGTAAAGACAACAGAGGGCTTCGCTACTAAGCTTTCCTTTTCTGGAGGGGCTCACGAAACCTATATTGCGAAGGGCGAACAGGGGGGCAAGGTAGGACAGTTTGATTACTATCTCGGCGGTGGATATAAGACTTCAGATGGGCATCGGGAAAACTCGGACGGCGAACTCAAGGATTTCTACGGAAGGATTGGATATCAGCTAAGCGACGAATGGCGAGTTTCTCTTTTTGGCTTTCGAACCGACAATTACGCCGATGACCCTGGTGTGGAAGGTAAACCGTCCACCAGATTGGGAAGATACAGGACTAAGGCCTGGCTCGGTATAGCCACGATCGAAAACAAATATCCTGTGGCCGAAGGCTATCTAAAACTTTATCGAAATAGTGGCGATGGGGATTGGCTCGACCAGCCATCGAGTTCCAAAGCTGGTCTCAAGGAAAATCTTTATAACAATTTCCTGTTTTATGGCGTGAAGGCTCGCGAAACCTTCCACCTTTGGGAAGGTGGAGAAATAGTTACAGGGTTTGATTGGGACTACACCGACGGTAACTACAACAAAACCTTCACTGATGGGACTATCGATGTATGGAATGGGCACGATTACGATATTATTTCGCCCTACGTAGCTATTAGCCACCAGTTCGGGAAAAAAGATGGTTTTTACTTAATACCGTCTGCGGGCTTTAGATATTACGACCACTCCGATTTTGGATCGGAAGTAGCTCCCCACGCTGGAATTGTCGCCGGTTATAAGGATACCATCGTTCATGTGGGATACTCCAAAGGGATACTGTATCCGGGGCTTGACGTAGTGGTTGTTTCAGAAAAAGTTAATCCTGCCTTGAAGACAAGCTGGCAGGATCTCAATCCGGAAAAGATGGATCATCTGGAAGTTGGGCTTAAACAGTCCTTTTTTGATAAACGTTTGGATCTAGACGTGACCTGGTTTTACAACGATGGTAAAAACCGATACATTATCGTTCCTCCGCCTCCACCCCCACCTCAATATGCTAACATTGGAGAATACAGAACAAAGGGTGTTGAAGTATCCATAACGGCTAATCCTACGAATAACATTTCGACTTTCGTAGGAGTTACTTTTCTGGACAAAGATCCAGAATCTACCCCTTATGCTCCCGATATAACTCTTAGTGCCGGTGTTAACTGGCGGTTTTTAGATAACTTCAAGCTAAGCGTGGACTGCCAGTATGTGGACAAAATGTATGTGGACACTAAAGCCAGACGCCTGGGAGCTGTAAACACGGCAAACATCGACAGCTACTTTTTACTTAACGGAAAACTTAGTTATCAACTGCCTCTTCCAACTAAACGGGTGCAGGGGGAAGTTTTCCTTGCTATCGAAAATCTTACTGACACAAATTATGAATATTATCCAGGTTATCCCATGCCCGGCACAACCTGGATGATAGGAGGAAAAGTGACTTTCTAA
- a CDS encoding class I SAM-dependent methyltransferase, whose translation MKGNRSKKEFFDKEALVWEEKHYPSEVRQRLEDLIKSEFFIAPGTYVLDVGTGTGILIPYLVKFLGSLGLICSLDLSFPMVREAKRKLSRSQDGVLCADIHHLPFRSEIFDQVICFAAFPHFDDPKRAMEEMSRVTKRGGRLVIAHLLSREELARHHASRNEVSDDLLPNDETFHRLAEAVGLQIEKIDDRPGRFVLRARKRY comes from the coding sequence ATGAAAGGAAATAGGAGCAAAAAAGAGTTTTTTGACAAAGAAGCCCTCGTCTGGGAGGAGAAACATTATCCCTCAGAAGTAAGGCAAAGACTGGAAGATCTTATCAAGTCGGAATTTTTTATTGCCCCGGGCACTTATGTGCTTGATGTTGGAACAGGGACAGGAATTCTTATTCCTTATCTTGTGAAGTTTCTTGGCTCTCTTGGGCTAATCTGTTCCCTTGATCTTTCCTTTCCTATGGTGAGAGAAGCAAAACGAAAATTATCGAGAAGTCAAGATGGAGTGCTTTGTGCTGATATTCATCACTTGCCTTTTCGATCAGAAATTTTTGATCAAGTTATATGCTTTGCGGCTTTTCCCCATTTTGATGATCCTAAAAGGGCAATGGAAGAGATGTCGCGAGTAACAAAAAGAGGGGGACGGCTTGTAATTGCCCATTTATTAAGCCGTGAAGAACTTGCTCGACATCATGCATCTAGGAACGAAGTTTCCGATGATCTGTTGCCCAATGACGAGACATTCCACCGCCTTGCAGAAGCGGTTGGGTTGCAGATAGAAAAAATCGATGACCGACCTGGTCGATTTGTCTTAAGAGCTCGAAAAAGATATTAG
- the queF gene encoding preQ(1) synthase, protein MEKYRRIITQLGKPTATPSSPEEAVLETFQNPYPGRNYVVRLTAPEFTSLCPITSQPDFATIIVDYVPDMWLVESKSFKLFIVSFRNYGTFQEQGTVYIHDRLKEAMDPKYIRVIGLWNARGGISIDVCVETGVLPPNCQLLPIPSRKVVIE, encoded by the coding sequence ATGGAAAAATATCGAAGAATTATAACTCAGCTTGGAAAACCAACGGCTACTCCATCATCCCCTGAGGAAGCAGTTCTTGAAACTTTTCAGAATCCCTATCCCGGGAGAAATTATGTGGTCAGGCTTACAGCCCCTGAATTTACAAGCCTTTGCCCCATAACCAGCCAGCCCGACTTTGCTACAATCATTGTGGATTACGTTCCAGATATGTGGCTCGTGGAAAGCAAATCATTTAAGCTTTTTATCGTTAGCTTCAGAAATTACGGCACATTTCAGGAGCAGGGCACGGTTTATATTCATGATCGCCTGAAGGAAGCCATGGATCCAAAGTATATTCGAGTCATAGGCTTATGGAATGCTCGCGGAGGTATAAGTATAGATGTGTGTGTAGAAACTGGAGTCCTTCCCCCTAATTGCCAGCTTCTCCCGATTCCATCCAGGAAGGTTGTTATAGAGTAA
- a CDS encoding radical SAM protein encodes MKTVAWQEFIKPMTGRLPKKGRSYYVQNFVRAFSSWLIPYIKSRIAYDSFKPVLAYLYTDLDCNMSCRYCYSRGKHIPGMTFETAIKAVDWLDSIGCRVLAYMGGEPLIRKDFIIELTEYATRKGFFVYLPTNGILLDEDFINAIGKAGVATINLAVDVVEPKDGLPKALSRIRDQLEYLIAKEPEYGYITFLNINITRYNIEDAKELTEIANKLGIATDYHINEPPPITYENFHHHDDGWWITPNEFEAVDKLVDWLIEKNKAGYTMVNSIEHLAAIKDFIRGRLKPWNCRAGELTMVIRLDGSFSPCFELYGADEDWGNLFEGPKFDRSALSEMKKNCSKHCLSTCNFQTYHYSKSFIYSLQWIVKHAYSDLLGIS; translated from the coding sequence ATGAAAACTGTAGCATGGCAGGAATTTATTAAGCCAATGACAGGCAGGCTACCCAAAAAAGGGCGATCCTACTATGTCCAGAACTTTGTTCGAGCTTTTAGTTCATGGCTGATTCCTTACATCAAATCGCGCATAGCATATGATAGCTTTAAACCCGTGTTGGCTTATCTTTACACCGACCTTGATTGTAACATGTCGTGCCGCTACTGTTACAGCCGAGGTAAACACATACCAGGAATGACCTTTGAAACAGCCATTAAGGCTGTAGATTGGCTGGATTCCATCGGTTGCCGGGTGTTAGCTTACATGGGAGGTGAACCTCTTATAAGAAAGGACTTTATTATTGAACTCACAGAATATGCTACAAGAAAAGGCTTTTTTGTTTATCTTCCCACAAACGGCATCTTGCTGGACGAAGATTTTATAAACGCCATAGGCAAAGCCGGTGTTGCAACTATAAATCTGGCGGTTGATGTGGTGGAACCTAAAGATGGTCTTCCGAAAGCTCTAAGCAGGATACGAGATCAACTCGAATACCTTATAGCTAAAGAACCAGAATACGGCTACATTACTTTTCTGAACATTAACATCACTCGCTACAACATTGAAGATGCAAAAGAACTTACCGAAATAGCCAACAAACTTGGCATAGCAACGGACTATCACATCAACGAACCTCCTCCAATAACTTACGAAAATTTCCATCACCACGACGATGGATGGTGGATTACACCAAACGAATTTGAAGCTGTTGACAAGCTGGTAGATTGGTTAATTGAAAAAAACAAAGCCGGTTACACAATGGTAAACTCTATAGAGCATCTTGCAGCAATAAAGGATTTCATCAGAGGGAGACTTAAACCCTGGAACTGCCGTGCTGGAGAGCTAACAATGGTAATACGCCTCGATGGTAGCTTCTCACCCTGTTTTGAATTATACGGAGCCGATGAAGACTGGGGAAATCTTTTCGAAGGTCCCAAGTTCGATCGAAGTGCTCTCTCCGAAATGAAGAAAAATTGTTCTAAACACTGCCTTAGCACTTGTAATTTCCAAACGTATCACTATTCAAAATCCTTTATTTATTCATTACAGTGGATCGTAAAGCACGCATATTCGGACTTATTAGGCATCTCATAA
- a CDS encoding ATP-binding protein, which yields MIFPFFPFWFVDVLGSLLMVLFGLLCVIKAFSLRRMDPDNVIWAYLLWLSMALSFFALSRSIGHIVQHILIATGYKHTWEMLRPYSGSLNTLAFVVGGAVTLFFERIWGIYHRIMRDQESLRDAHDKLIFINRHLDELVRERTRELIASERKYRRLFEDAQEAIIIASPEGNIVDINTAGLRLFGHERKDIIGEIRLEDLFQSSEEFQRFLEKIKQDGYVTNWECVLQKPRNGEKLVVLISGSREEYGERYVLWLRDISQRKILERQLLNADKLSSIGRLAAGIAHEINNPLGIILGYTQLLLRSEPPDSERYEDLKTIEKHVRMCKNIVGDLLKFSRMTPTERQLTDIHSVIEEVLAMLHHQFERSNIVVEKDFDRSIPEFSLDVSKMKQVFINILINARDAIGDKKGGQIFIRTKRQQSQDSVLIQIEDNGCGIPPEHLGKIFEPFFTTKPPGKGTGLGLAVSYGIVAEHGGDIMVESTESKGAIFTIVLPLRH from the coding sequence ATGATCTTTCCCTTTTTCCCCTTTTGGTTTGTTGATGTGCTCGGTTCTCTTTTGATGGTTCTTTTCGGACTTCTTTGCGTTATTAAGGCTTTTTCTCTTCGCAGAATGGATCCTGACAATGTTATATGGGCTTATCTTTTGTGGCTTTCTATGGCTCTTTCTTTTTTTGCCTTATCACGATCAATTGGACATATAGTGCAGCATATCCTTATAGCCACAGGGTATAAACACACATGGGAGATGTTACGTCCTTATAGTGGTTCCCTTAATACTCTGGCTTTTGTCGTAGGTGGTGCAGTCACTCTCTTTTTTGAACGCATATGGGGGATTTATCATAGAATTATGAGAGATCAGGAATCCCTTAGAGATGCTCATGACAAATTAATCTTCATTAACCGACATCTGGATGAACTAGTCAGAGAAAGGACTCGAGAGCTTATCGCATCAGAGCGCAAATATCGGCGCCTCTTTGAAGATGCTCAAGAAGCTATAATTATTGCCTCCCCAGAAGGAAATATTGTGGACATTAACACTGCCGGGCTGAGACTCTTCGGGCATGAACGGAAGGATATTATCGGAGAAATAAGGCTAGAGGACCTATTTCAAAGTTCAGAAGAATTTCAGCGTTTCTTGGAAAAAATCAAACAGGATGGATATGTGACGAACTGGGAATGCGTTCTTCAAAAGCCTCGAAACGGTGAAAAACTAGTTGTGCTTATAAGCGGTTCCAGAGAGGAGTATGGTGAACGATATGTGCTTTGGCTTAGAGACATTTCTCAAAGGAAAATTCTGGAACGTCAACTTCTTAATGCCGATAAGCTGTCATCCATTGGTAGGCTTGCCGCCGGTATTGCTCACGAGATCAACAATCCCCTTGGCATTATCCTTGGCTATACTCAACTTCTCCTCCGTTCTGAACCACCTGATTCGGAACGTTACGAAGATCTTAAAACCATAGAAAAACATGTAAGGATGTGTAAAAACATTGTGGGAGATCTTCTCAAATTTTCAAGAATGACCCCGACAGAAAGGCAACTTACTGACATTCACTCTGTCATAGAGGAAGTTCTTGCTATGCTTCACCACCAGTTTGAAAGATCCAACATTGTGGTTGAAAAAGATTTTGACAGATCGATACCCGAATTTTCTCTGGATGTGTCCAAAATGAAACAAGTTTTCATAAACATCCTTATAAATGCTCGTGATGCCATAGGCGATAAGAAGGGAGGGCAAATATTTATTAGAACTAAAAGACAACAAAGTCAGGATTCTGTATTGATACAAATTGAAGATAACGGTTGTGGAATTCCTCCAGAGCATCTTGGTAAGATTTTTGAACCTTTTTTTACCACCAAACCGCCCGGCAAAGGCACTGGTTTGGGGCTGGCTGTAAGCTATGGTATTGTGGCGGAGCATGGGGGAGACATCATGGTCGAAAGTACCGAAAGCAAAGGGGCCATTTTTACCATTGTTTTGCCCCTTCGACATTAG